A genome region from Tolypothrix sp. PCC 7712 includes the following:
- a CDS encoding response regulator transcription factor has product MTAHILLVEDEVKLARFVELELNSEGYQVSVANDGILGLTLARDLSPDLAILDWMLPGLTGLEICRRLRATGNSMPVILLTAKDEVSDRVAGLDAGADDYVVKPFSIEELLARIRAHLRRTQETDEDVSQFEDLSLNRRTRQVFRGKRAIELTAKEFDLLEYLMSHPRQVFTRDQILEKVWGYDFMGDSNIIEVYIRYLRLKLEENKEKRLIYTVRGVGYSLRE; this is encoded by the coding sequence ATGACAGCGCACATCCTTTTAGTTGAAGATGAAGTTAAGCTGGCGCGATTTGTGGAATTGGAATTGAATAGTGAAGGATATCAAGTAAGTGTAGCCAATGATGGTATCCTCGGCTTGACCTTGGCAAGAGACTTGTCTCCGGATTTAGCAATTCTCGATTGGATGCTACCAGGGCTTACGGGTTTAGAAATCTGTCGTCGTTTGCGCGCCACTGGTAACTCAATGCCGGTGATCTTATTAACAGCCAAAGATGAAGTTAGTGATCGCGTGGCTGGTTTAGATGCTGGTGCTGATGATTATGTAGTTAAACCATTTAGCATCGAAGAACTATTGGCGAGAATTCGCGCCCATCTCCGCCGCACCCAAGAAACAGATGAGGATGTTTCCCAGTTTGAGGATTTGAGTTTAAACCGTCGCACTCGTCAAGTCTTTCGCGGTAAACGGGCAATTGAGTTAACCGCAAAAGAATTTGACCTGTTAGAGTATCTCATGAGTCATCCCCGCCAGGTGTTTACTAGAGACCAAATTCTCGAGAAAGTTTGGGGTTACGACTTTATGGGAGATTCTAATATTATTGAAGTTTATATTCGCTATTTACGCCTGAAATTGGAAGAAAATAAAGAAAAACGCTTAATTTATACTGTGCGTGGTGTTGGTTACTCATTACGAGAGTAG